A window of Citrus sinensis cultivar Valencia sweet orange chromosome 7, DVS_A1.0, whole genome shotgun sequence contains these coding sequences:
- the LOC102607473 gene encoding putative disease resistance protein RGA3, with protein MVDAMVSVVLEQLISTAIEEAKERVRLVKGVGTEVKMLQDNFEAIQAVLVDADRRQMAEEPVRLWLEKLKYASYDMEDVLDEWNTARLKLQIEGVDNNALAPRKRVCSFFPASSCFGSKQVFLRHDIAREIKEINKNLDGIHRQKDIFNFSVIRSTERSERMHSTALIDVSDVCGRVEEKSTLKSKLLGEGSEQQNAVQTISLVGMGGIGKTTLAQFVYNDNDVINHFGKRIWVCVSDPFDEYRIAKAIIEALEGSATNLVELNALLLRINESIAREKFLLVLDDVWTEDYNKWESFRHCLINGQRGSKILVTTRKEIVAGTMDSTDVISIKELSERECWSLFERIAFSNRPRLECEQLEEIGRKIVSKCKGLPLAVKTIGSLLRFKRSVRVWQSILDSQMWQLEEFERGLLAPLLLSYNDLPPTIKRCFLYCAIFPKDYRMDKDELIKLWLAQGYIRPKENKELEMIGEEYFDYLATRSFFQEFETDEYDGLVVSCKMHDIVHDFAQYLTKNECFSTEANGHEEPLSLINTPKEKLRHSMLMLGFEASFPDSLLNAKKLRSFLIRSPYDVFSPVLPRLFDQLTCLRTLKIVAHGSWSRGMIREIPKEIEKLIHLRFLQLHRLMMDELPETCCELFNLQTLEIRQHGYYLRSLPHGFGKLVNLRHLSEFVVGITGSRNDSRSQGCKLEVLGQLRHLRGSLRIRGLGNVKDVDEAKSAGLENKMNLLHLGLGFDKELIEEMNEENGAKDEAIIEALRPPPNLESLEILFYKGKTLFPIWIVSSCKLKKLRLQGCHSVKLPPLGKWPLLEVLTIEWIKRVKTVDDEFLGIESRDRLHGIGTSSSVIAFPKLKQLKFTLLEGWEEWDFGKEDNITIMPQLKTLKISNCSKLKSVPDQLLRSTTLEELWISQCPILEERFKKDTGEDWSNISHIPNIRFTWDYVQGGPG; from the coding sequence ATGGTTGACGCGATGGTTTCCGTTGTTTTGGAGCAGCTGATTTCAACGGCTATTGAAGAGGCAAAAGAGCGGGTGAGGCTTGTAAAGGGTGTTGGTACAGAAGTGAAAATGTTGCAAGACAATTTTGAAGCCATTCAAGCTGTGCTGGTTGATGCAGACCGAAGGCAAATGGCGGAGGAACCGGTCAGACTTTGGTTAGAGAAGCTCAAATATGCATCCTACGACATGGAGGATGTGTTGGATGAGTGGAACACCGCAAGGCTCAAACTGCAAATCGAAGGAGTTGATAACAATGCTCTCGCTCCTCGAAAGAGGGTATGTTCCTTCTTTCCTGCTTCCTCTTGCTTTGGTTCCAAACAAGTGTTTCTGCGTCATGACATTGCTCgggagataaaagaaatcaataaaaatttagatggTATTCACAGACagaaagatatttttaattttagtgtcATTAGATCTACTGAGAGGTCTGAGAGGATGCATAGTACTGCTTTAATTGATGTGTCTGATGTTTGTGGTCGAGTTGAGGAGAAGAGCACTCTAAAGAGCAAGTTATTAGGTGAGGGTAGTGAACAACAAAATGCCGTCCAAACCATCTCTCTTGTTGGGATGGGTGGAATTGGCAAGACAACTCTTGCTCAATTTGtttataatgataatgatgtGATAAACCATTTTGGGAAAAGAATATGGGTTTGTGTGTCTGACCCTTTTGATGAGTACAGAATTGCGAAAGCAATCATTGAAGCTTTAGAAGGTTCTGCCACTAATTTAGTTGAACTAAATGCACTTCTTCTACGTATTAATGAATCTATTGcaagagaaaaatttcttcttgttctgGATGATGTTTGGACAGAAGATTACAATAAATGGGAATCATTTCGACATTGTCTAATAAATGGACAGCGTGGAAGTAAGATTTTAGTTACCACTCGTAAGGAGATAGTTGCTGGAACGATGGATTCAACTGATGTTATCTCCATTAAGGAGCTGTCTGAACGTGAATGCTGGTCGTTGTTCGAACGAATAGCTTTTTCTAACAGACCTCGTTTGGAGTGTGAACAGTTAGAGGAAATTGGTAGAAAAATTGTCAGCAAGTGTAAGGGCCTGCCACTTGCTGTCAAAACTATTGGGAGCCTTTTGCGTTTTAAAAGAAGCGTGAGAGTGTGGCAAAGTATTTTAGATAGTCAGATGTGGCAACTAGAAGAATTTGAAAGAGGTCTTTTAGCCCCTCTTTTATTGAGTTATAATGATTTGCCGCCCACAATAAAACGGTGTTTTTTGTATTGTGCTATTTTTCCAAAAGACTACCGTATGGATAAAGATGAATTGATTAAATTGTGGTTGGCTCAAGGTTATATTAggccaaaagaaaataaggagTTGGAGATGATTGGGGAGGAATATTTTGACTACTTAGCCACAAGATCTTTCTTCCAAGAGTTTGAGACAGACGAGTATGATGGGCTTGTTGTAAGTTGCAAGATGCATGATATAGTGCATGATTTTGCACAATATCTCACTAAAAATGAATGTTTTTCAACAGAAGCTAATGGTCATGAAGAACCGTTGTCATTGATAAATACCCCCAAGGAAAAACTTCGTCATTCGATGTTGATGCTTGGATTTGAGGCCTCATTTCCTGATTCCTTATTAAATGCCAAGAAATTGCGAAGCTTTTTAATTCGTAGCCCATATGATGTCTTTTCACCGGTCCTGCCACGCTTGTTTGATCAATTGACATGTTTAAGGACATTAAAAATAGTTGCACATGGCTCTTGGTCTCGGGGTATGATTCGTGAAATTCCAAAGGAGATTGAgaaattgattcatttgagATTTCTTCAACTGCATCGTTTAATGATGGATGAACTGCCTGAAACGTGCTGTGAGTTATTTAACTTGCAAACATTAGAGATCCGTCAACACGGTTATTATTTGAGAAGCTTACCTCACGGATTTGGAAAGTTAGTGAATCTGAGGCATTTAAGTGAGTTTGTTGTGGGTATTACCGGGAGCAGAAATGACAGTCGAAGTCAAGGATGTAAATTGGAGGTTCTGGGACAGTTGCGTCACCTCAGAGGGTCTCTTAGAATTCGAGGGTTGGGGAACGTGAAAGATGTAGATGAGGCTAAATCTGCAGGGCTTGAGAATAAGATGAATCTTCTTCATTTGGGATTAGGGTTTGATAAGGAACTGATAGAGGAGATGAACGAGGAAAATGGAGCAAAGGATGAAGCAATTATTGAAGCCTTAAGACCACCTCCAAATCTTGAGTCActagaaatattattttataaaggcAAGACTTTGTTCCCCATTTGGATAGTGTCGTCATGCAAACTGAAGAAATTAAGACTCCAGGGTTGCCATTCGGTAAAATTGCCTCCTTTGGGAAAATGGCCATTGCTTGAAGTACTCACAATAGAGTGGATCAAGAGAGTGAAAACAGTGGATGATGAATTTTTGGGAATAGAAAGTAGAGATCGTCTACATGGTATTGGCACATCTTCCTCAGTTATTGCCTTTCCTAAATTAAAACAACTCAAGTTTACTCTTTTAGAAGGATGGGAAGAGTGGGATTTTGGGAAAGAAGATAATATTACAATCATGCCACAACTAAAGACATTAAAGATTTCTAACTGTTCGAAGTTGAAGTCGGTGCCAGACCAACTTCTTCGGAGCACAACACTGGAGGAATTGTGGATTAGTCAGTGTCCTATTTTAGAAGAACGTTTCAAAAAGGACACAGGAGAGGATTGGTCAAACATCTCTCACATTCCGAACATCCGATTTACATGGGATTATGTGCAAGGGGGCCCTGGCTGA
- the LOC102607180 gene encoding heavy metal-associated isoprenylated plant protein 23 — MGVAGTLEYLSDLMGSSGHKHKKKKKQLQTVDLKVRMDCDGCELKVKNAVSSLSGVKSVEINRKQQKVSVTGYVEANKVLKKAKSTGKRAEIWPYVPYNLVAQPYIAGAYDKRAPPGYVRKVEGTATNASVTTLEDPYISMFSDDNPNACSIM, encoded by the exons ATGGGAGTTGCGGGGACTTTAGAATATTTATCTGATTTAATGGGAAGCTCTGGCCATAAgcacaagaagaagaagaagcaattACAAACTGTTGATCTTAAAGTCAGAATGGACTGTGATGGCTGCGAGCTTAAAGTCAAGAACGCTGTCTCTTCACTAAGCG GGGTGAAGTCGGTGGAGATAAACAGGAAGCAACAGAAAGTGAGTGTGACTGGTTATGTTGAAGCAAACAAGGTGTTAAAGAAGGCAAAATCAACAGGGAAAAGGGCAGAGATTTGGCCGTATGTGCCTTACAATTTGGTGGCTCAGCCTTACATTGCCGGTGCTTATGACAAGAGAGCTCCTCCTGGTTATGTCAGGAAAGTTGAAGGCACAGCAACAAATGCTAGTGTCACTACACTTGAAGATCCTTATATATCTATGTTTAGTGATGACAATCCAAATGCTTGTTCTATTATGTAA